From Aquabacter sp. L1I39, the proteins below share one genomic window:
- a CDS encoding C40 family peptidase — translation MSEQRRDPRLTPARADLAAESLRGIVDAPRYVAGEERRVVVPVAPLRREPYAGASLDTEALYGEAVTVFEDDAEGWSWVQLAADGYVGYMPTAALWTSGPAPTHRVKVGRTFLFPGPDIKLPPMDGLCFGSLVAVRRMDGRFAFTERGAIFAAHLEPLGAREADFVEVATRFLGVPYLWGGRSALGLDCSGLVQTALNACGLPCPRDSHQQEAALGASLPLDGPFQRGDLLFWPGHVAIVAAPDVLLHANAHHMMVAREPLGPALQRIADAGLPLRTAKRLALSA, via the coding sequence ATGAGTGAGCAAAGACGCGATCCGCGCCTCACCCCCGCGCGGGCGGACCTGGCGGCGGAAAGCCTGCGGGGCATCGTCGACGCGCCCCGCTATGTGGCGGGGGAAGAGCGCCGGGTGGTGGTGCCCGTCGCCCCGCTGCGGCGCGAGCCCTATGCCGGGGCCTCCCTCGACACCGAGGCGCTCTATGGCGAGGCGGTCACCGTCTTCGAGGATGATGCGGAAGGCTGGTCCTGGGTGCAATTGGCGGCGGATGGCTATGTGGGCTACATGCCCACCGCCGCGCTCTGGACCTCCGGCCCCGCGCCCACCCACCGGGTGAAGGTGGGCCGCACCTTTCTCTTCCCCGGTCCCGACATCAAGCTGCCGCCCATGGATGGCCTGTGCTTCGGCAGCCTGGTGGCGGTGCGGCGCATGGACGGACGCTTCGCTTTCACGGAGCGGGGGGCGATCTTCGCCGCCCATCTGGAGCCGCTCGGCGCGCGGGAGGCTGACTTCGTGGAGGTGGCCACTCGATTCCTGGGCGTGCCCTATCTGTGGGGCGGACGGTCGGCGCTGGGGCTCGACTGCTCGGGCCTGGTGCAGACGGCGCTCAATGCCTGTGGCCTCCCATGCCCCCGTGACAGCCACCAGCAGGAGGCCGCGCTCGGCGCGTCCCTTCCCTTGGACGGGCCTTTCCAGCGGGGCGACCTGCTGTTCTGGCCGGGCCATGTGGCCATCGTCGCGGCGCCGGATGTGCTCCTGCACGCCAATGCCCACCACATGATGGTGGCCCGCGAGCCGCTCGGCCCCGCGCTGCAACGCATCGCGGACGCGGGCCTGCCCCTGCGCACGGCAAAGCGGCTGGCGCTCTCCGCCTGA